CGAACTCGCCGTGCTGGGGCCTGGACAACCGCACCGTGGCGATTCGCGTACCGACCGGCTCGTCCGACGCCGTACGTATCGAACACCGTGTGGCCGGCGCCGATGCCAACCCTTACCTGCTGATGGCTTCGGTCCTGGCAGGCGTGCACCACGGTCTGACCAACAAGATCGAACCGGGCGCACCCGTGGAAGGCAACAGCTACGAGCAGAACGAGCAGAGCCTGCCGAACAACCTGCGCGATGCCCTGCGCGAGTTGGACGACAGCGAGGTGATGGCCAAGTACATCGATCCTAAATACATCGATATCTTCGTCGCCTGTAAGGAAAGTGAGCTGGAAGAGTTTGAACACTCCATCTCCGACCTTGAGTACAACTGGTACCTGCATACCGTTTAACCGGCGGCTGCATTAAATGTGGTGAGCGGGCTTGCTGTGGTGAGCGGGCTTGTCCCGCGCTGGGTGGCGAAGCCGCCCTAAACCAGACGCCGCATTCTGCCTGTCAGAATGCGGCGTTTTTATTGGGGCCGCTGCGCAGCCCAGCGCGGGGCAAGCCCGCTCACCACAAAAGTCCCCGATGGCGGGCTGGCAGACAACCCACCTCTGTGCTCATACAATGCCCGCTGCCTTGTAGGAGACTTCCATGACCACCCGCCCCGCCGCCCCTCGCAAACCCCGTGCCCGCAGCCAGGCCCGGATCGACGCGATCCTCGACGCCGCCCGCACCTTGCTGGCCGCCGAAGGCGTGGCGAGTTTGTCGATCTACAGCGTGGCCGAACGCGCGCAGATCCCACCGTCGTCGGTGTACCACTTTTTTGCCAGCGTGCCGGCGTTGTTGGAGGCATTGACGGCCGATGTGCACGCAGCGTTCCGAGCGGCGATTCAGGCGCCTATCGAGCATGATTCACTCAAGCACTGGCGCGACCTGTCCTGCATCGTCGAGCAGCGCATGCTCACCATCTACGAGCACGACGCCGCCGCCCGCCAACTGATTCTCGCCCAGCACGGCCTCACTGAAGTGACCCAGGCCGACCGTCAGCATGATCTGGAATTGGGGGATTTGATGCTGGCGGTGTTCAGCCGGCATTTCGACGTGCCGAGCCTGCCCACGGATGTGGATGTATTTGCCCTGGCGCTGGAATTGAGCGACCGCGTCTACGCGCGTTCGGTGCATCAGCATGGGCTGATTACGCCGCGGATGGCGGAGGAAGGGATGCGTGTGTTTGATGCGTATGTGGGGCTTTATTTACCGGCTTACCTGCCCAAGCGCCAAGCCTTGCGTTGACTGGGCCGGCCTCATCGGGGGCAAGCCCCCGATGAGGCCTCAAGACCAATCACAACTTGGCAATCGACACCTCGGTCGACTTCACAAAGGCAATCACTTCACTGCCAATCACCAGCTCCAGCTCTTTGACGGAGCGCGTGGTGATCACGGAAGTGACGATACCGGAGGCGGTCTGCACATCGATTTCCGACAGCACGTCGCCGACCACGATTTCCTTGATGGTGCCTTTGAACTGGTTACGCACGTTGATGGCTTTGATAGTCATGATGGTGTTCCTCTATGAGTTATTGAGCCCAACGCAGTTGCGTAGGCAGCGGTGAAACAGGTTCGGGTTCCGGCGGTGTGCCGGGCAACGACAGCACACGGTTGAGCACTTCGGCTTCCAACGCCGCCAGGCGATGTGAACCTCGGGCCCGTGGGCGCGGCAGGTCGACGATCAGGTCGAGGCCGATTTCGCCGTCTTCGATCAGGATCACCCGGTCGGCAATCGCCACGGCTTCGCTGACGTCATGAGTGACCAGCAACACGGTGAAACCGTGCTTCTGCCACAGGTTTTCGATCAGTTGCTGCATCTCGATGCGGGTCAGGGCATCCAGTGCGCCCAGCGGCTCGTCGAGCAACAGCAGGCGCGGTTGGTGGATCAGCGCGCGGGCCAGGGCAACACGTTGTTTCTGGCCACCGGACAACGCCGCCGGCCATTCATCGGCGCGCTCGGCCAGGCCGACCGCTTCCAGGGCCTCCAGCGCCTTGGGACGCCAGTTGCCTTTAAGGCCCAGGCCCACGTTGTCGATGATCTTTTTCCAGGGCAGCAAACGTGCTTCCTGGAACATCAGCCGCGTGTCTTCAATCGCTTCGCTCAGCGGTGCGGAACCGGCCAGCAGCTCGCCGCCGCTGGCCTTGTCCAGACCGGCCAGCAGACGCAGCAAGGTACTTTTGCCGCAACCGCTGCGACCCACCACGGCGACGAACTGGCCCGCCGGAATGTGCAAGTCAATCTCTTTGAGCACTTCCCGTGCGCCAAAGGATTTGCGCAATTTGCGCACCGCCAGGGGGATCCCCTTGAGCAGGCGCGGAGGTTGTTGAGCCGTCATGCCGCACCGCCTTTATTCACTTGATACGCCGGATGCCAGCGCAGCCAAACCCGCTCCAGGCCACGCGCAGCCAGGTCGGCCAGTTTGCCGAGAATCGCGTACATCACGATGGCCAGTACCACCACGTCGGTTTGCAGGAATTCACGGGCGTTCATCGCCAGGTAGCCGATACCCGAGCTGGCAGAGATGGTTTCCGCCACGATCAGCGTCAACCACATAAAGCCCAGGGCAAAGCGCACGCCCACCAAAATCGAGGGCAACGCGCCCGGCAGGATCACTTGCCAGAACAGGCTGAAACCGGACAAACCGTAGCTGCGCGACATTTCCACCAGCGCCGGGTCGACGTTGCGGATGCCGTGATAGGTGTTCAGGTAGATCGGGAACAATGTGCCGAGGGCCACCAGGAAAATCTTCGCGGTCTCGTCAATCCCGAACCACAGGATCACCAGCGGAATCAGCGCCAGGTGCGGCACGTTGCGGATCATCTGCACCGAGCTGTCCAACAGGCGCTCGCCCCATTTCGACAGGCCAGTGATAAACCCCAGCGCCAGGCCAATGCCGCCGCCGATCACAAAGCCCAGGCCGGCACGCCAGCCGCTGATGGCCAGGTGGGTCCAGATTTCGCCACTGGCGACCAAGTGGACACCGGCTTCAATCACCGCACTGGGGGCCGGAAGAATGCGCGTCGACAACCAGCCCGCCGACACCGACAACTGCCACACCGCCAGCAATAGAATCGGCAGCACCCAAGGCGCCACGCGATGGCTCAATTTTTCAAAGTTCATAACGCCGCCTCAGCTCTGTGACGCAGCTTTGGGAAGGATGTCGTTGGCGACCATTTCGCCGAACGGGCTGACGTAGCCGGCGCTTTTCGGCAGCTCGGGACGTTCGATGTCCAAGTGCGGAAACAGCAACTCAGCCACACGATACGACTCTTCCAGGTGTGGATAGCCGGAGAAGATAAAGGTGTCGATGCCCAGCGCGGCGTACTCCTTGACCCGCTCTGCAACCGTTGGGCCATCGCCCACCAGCGCGGTACCCGCTCCGCCACGCACCAGGCCGACACCGGCCCACAGGTTGGGGCTGACTTCGAGGTTGTCGCGGTTGCCACCATGCAAGGCGGCCATGCGCTGCTGGCCGACCGAATCAAAACGCGCCAGGGAAGCCTGGGCGCGGCTGATGGTGTCGTCGTCCAGATGGGAGATCAGTTTGTCGGCGGCTTTCCAGGCTTCATCGTTGGTTTCGCGCACGATCACATGCAGGCGAATGCCGAAGCGCACGGTGCGCCCCAGCTTCGTGGCCTTGGCGCGTACCTGTTCGATTTTCTCGGCGACGGCGGCCGGTGGCTCGCCCCAGGTCAGCACCATTTCCACTTGCTCGGCTGCCAAGTCCTGCGCGGCTTCGGAAGAGCCACCAAAGTACAGCGGCGGACGTGGTTGCTGGATAGGCGGGTAGAGCAACTTGGCGCCTTTGACGCTGATGTGCTCGCCGTCGTAGTCCACGGTTTCGCCTTCCAGCACGCGGCGCCAGATGCGGGTGAATTCCACCGACGCCTGGTAGCGCTCCTCGTGAGTGAGGAACAAGCCATCACCGGCCAATTCTTCCGGATCACCACCGGTCACCAGGTTGAACAACGCACGGCCGCCGGACAGGCGATCCAGCGTCGCCGCCTGACGCGCCGCCACCGTCGGGGAAATGATCCCGGGGCGCAGCGCGACGAGGAATTTCAGACGCTGGGTCACTGGGATCAGCGAGGCGGCCACCAGCCAGGAGTCTTCGCAGGAGCGTCCGGTGGGGATCAACACCCCGCCAAAACCCAAGCGGTCGGCGGCCTGGGCCACTTGCTGCAGATAACCGTGATCAACGGCGCGAGCGCCTTCGGCGGTGCCAAGGTAATGGCCGTCGCCGTGGGTAGGCAGGAACCAGAAAATATTGAGGCTCATGGAGTTGTCTCCTGAAGAAGTCGGATTACGGTGCTTTGGCCACTGCGGCGGGCGGCGTCCAGATCACGTCCTTGATGTTCAAGGGCTTGGGGATCAATTTGAGTTGGTAGAAGCTGTCGGCGATCTTTTGCTGGGCGGCGACCACTTCCGGGGTCAGGAACAATGCGCCGTAGCCTTGGCGTTTCACCGAGGTCAGGGTGATATCTGCCGGCAGGCCGAGCAGTGGCGCGACTTGTTCAGTCACTTCCTGGGGGTTGGCCTTGGACCATTCCCCCACGGCGCGCACTTCTTCAATCAGCGCCTTGACCACTTCAGGGTGCTGCTCGGCGTAGGGCTTGGTCGCCAGGTAGAACTGGTGGTTGTCGGCGATGCCGGTGCCGTCACGCAGGGTGCGCGCTTGCAGTTGTTTCTCGGCGGCAGCCTGGTACGGGTCCCAGATCACCCAGGCATCTACGCTGCCACGTTCGAACGCGGCGCGGGCATCGGCGGGCGGCAGGAACACGGTCTGCACGTCGGTGTATTTGAGGCCGGCATCTTCCAGTGCACGCACCAGCAGGTAGTGCACGTTGGAGCCTTTGTTGAGCACGATTTTCTTGCCCTTGAGCTCGGCCACCGATTTGATCGTCGAGTCTTTCGGCACCAGGATCGCTTCACTGGTCGGCGCTGGCGGCTCGTAGGCCACGTAGAGCAGGTCGGCACCGGCAGCCTGGGCGAACACTGGCGGGGTTTCGCCGGTAACGCCGAAGTCGATGGAACCGACGTTCAGGCCTTCAAGCAATTGCGGGCCGCCGGGAAACTCAGTCCATTGCACCTGCACGCCTTGGGCGGCCAGGCGTTTTTCCAGGGTGCCCTTGGCCTTGAGCAGCACCAGCGTGCCGTATTTCTGATAACCGATCCGAAGCGTCTCGGCGGCTTGAGCTTGAACGATGGCGCCGAAGGACACAGCCGCAGCAAACAGTGCGACCAGACCACGACGCAAGATGACAGTGCGCATGGCGCTCTCTCCAAATATGCGATTAGGGTTTTGGCTGCACCTGCTTGGCCGTTGGCGGCTGAGTAAGGTGAGTGTTTCTTAAAGGGTAAGGCTCAGATGCTCCAGCGAGCA
The genomic region above belongs to Pseudomonas sp. S35 and contains:
- the ssuD gene encoding FMNH2-dependent alkanesulfonate monooxygenase, which translates into the protein MSLNIFWFLPTHGDGHYLGTAEGARAVDHGYLQQVAQAADRLGFGGVLIPTGRSCEDSWLVAASLIPVTQRLKFLVALRPGIISPTVAARQAATLDRLSGGRALFNLVTGGDPEELAGDGLFLTHEERYQASVEFTRIWRRVLEGETVDYDGEHISVKGAKLLYPPIQQPRPPLYFGGSSEAAQDLAAEQVEMVLTWGEPPAAVAEKIEQVRAKATKLGRTVRFGIRLHVIVRETNDEAWKAADKLISHLDDDTISRAQASLARFDSVGQQRMAALHGGNRDNLEVSPNLWAGVGLVRGGAGTALVGDGPTVAERVKEYAALGIDTFIFSGYPHLEESYRVAELLFPHLDIERPELPKSAGYVSPFGEMVANDILPKAASQS
- a CDS encoding sulfonate ABC transporter substrate-binding protein encodes the protein MRTVILRRGLVALFAAAVSFGAIVQAQAAETLRIGYQKYGTLVLLKAKGTLEKRLAAQGVQVQWTEFPGGPQLLEGLNVGSIDFGVTGETPPVFAQAAGADLLYVAYEPPAPTSEAILVPKDSTIKSVAELKGKKIVLNKGSNVHYLLVRALEDAGLKYTDVQTVFLPPADARAAFERGSVDAWVIWDPYQAAAEKQLQARTLRDGTGIADNHQFYLATKPYAEQHPEVVKALIEEVRAVGEWSKANPQEVTEQVAPLLGLPADITLTSVKRQGYGALFLTPEVVAAQQKIADSFYQLKLIPKPLNIKDVIWTPPAAVAKAP
- the ssuB gene encoding aliphatic sulfonates ABC transporter ATP-binding protein encodes the protein MTAQQPPRLLKGIPLAVRKLRKSFGAREVLKEIDLHIPAGQFVAVVGRSGCGKSTLLRLLAGLDKASGGELLAGSAPLSEAIEDTRLMFQEARLLPWKKIIDNVGLGLKGNWRPKALEALEAVGLAERADEWPAALSGGQKQRVALARALIHQPRLLLLDEPLGALDALTRIEMQQLIENLWQKHGFTVLLVTHDVSEAVAIADRVILIEDGEIGLDLIVDLPRPRARGSHRLAALEAEVLNRVLSLPGTPPEPEPVSPLPTQLRWAQ
- a CDS encoding TOBE domain-containing protein; its protein translation is MTIKAINVRNQFKGTIKEIVVGDVLSEIDVQTASGIVTSVITTRSVKELELVIGSEVIAFVKSTEVSIAKL
- a CDS encoding TetR/AcrR family transcriptional regulator is translated as MTTRPAAPRKPRARSQARIDAILDAARTLLAAEGVASLSIYSVAERAQIPPSSVYHFFASVPALLEALTADVHAAFRAAIQAPIEHDSLKHWRDLSCIVEQRMLTIYEHDAAARQLILAQHGLTEVTQADRQHDLELGDLMLAVFSRHFDVPSLPTDVDVFALALELSDRVYARSVHQHGLITPRMAEEGMRVFDAYVGLYLPAYLPKRQALR
- the ssuC gene encoding aliphatic sulfonate ABC transporter permease SsuC gives rise to the protein MNFEKLSHRVAPWVLPILLLAVWQLSVSAGWLSTRILPAPSAVIEAGVHLVASGEIWTHLAISGWRAGLGFVIGGGIGLALGFITGLSKWGERLLDSSVQMIRNVPHLALIPLVILWFGIDETAKIFLVALGTLFPIYLNTYHGIRNVDPALVEMSRSYGLSGFSLFWQVILPGALPSILVGVRFALGFMWLTLIVAETISASSGIGYLAMNAREFLQTDVVVLAIVMYAILGKLADLAARGLERVWLRWHPAYQVNKGGAA